A DNA window from Geovibrio ferrireducens contains the following coding sequences:
- a CDS encoding chemotaxis protein CheX, with protein MKAELVNPFISSTISVFDTMVGFEVKKGDLYIKSDERLYYDISGAIGVVGDFIGFVSISFPEDLALEVTSKFIGEPLTELNNDAGDAVGELINMIAGSTKKHFSDKGRRFNISVPNVIVGKGHTIQRPANLICIGVKFHLNNKIFVLEVALKEKV; from the coding sequence ATGAAGGCCGAACTTGTAAATCCCTTTATATCTTCAACAATCAGTGTTTTCGACACTATGGTCGGATTTGAGGTAAAAAAAGGGGATCTTTACATAAAGTCGGACGAACGGCTTTACTATGACATCTCAGGCGCAATCGGCGTTGTTGGGGATTTCATAGGCTTCGTCTCCATAAGTTTTCCGGAAGACCTTGCGCTGGAAGTCACCAGCAAGTTCATAGGCGAACCCCTTACAGAGCTTAATAACGATGCCGGGGATGCCGTCGGTGAGCTTATAAACATGATAGCAGGCAGCACAAAGAAACACTTCTCTGACAAAGGCAGAAGATTCAATATATCCGTCCCTAACGTAATCGTCGGTAAAGGCCACACCATCCAGCGCCCCGCTAACCTTATCTGCATAGGCGTTAAGTTCCATCTCAATAATAAGATATTCGTTCTCGAAGTTGCCCTGAAAGAAAAAGTATAG